In a genomic window of Spiroplasma melliferum:
- a CDS encoding Spiroplasmavirus-related protein: MIRLVLLVAAIAIFGTGFITVIINQLTSAKNIIMDLYNSDTWLLSLFGKMAILFSHPLMLTISSLYILAFICFKNIV, translated from the coding sequence ATGATTAGATTAGTTTTATTAGTTGCAGCAATCGCTATTTTTGGTACAGGTTTTATAACAGTTATTATAAATCAATTAACATCAGCAAAAAATATTATTATGGATTTATACAATTCAGATACCTGGTTACTTTCGCTGTTTGGCAAAATGGCAATTTTATTTTCTCACCCGTTAATGCTTACGATTTCAAGTTTATATATTCTTGCCTTTATTTGTTTCAAAAACATTGTATAG
- a CDS encoding Spiroplasmavirus-related protein, whose protein sequence is MAKDWEKLKEFFIHVFLFIDKSNVESITTWNLTQNEYLTLMIGIWIVILFLTWFLLWMVFKIVSCFK, encoded by the coding sequence ATGGCAAAAGATTGAGAAAAATTAAAAGAGTTTTTTATTCATGTATTTTTATTTATTGATAAATCTAACGTTGAAAGTATTACAACTTGGAATTTAACTCAAAATGAATATTTAACTCTTATGATTGGCATTTGAATTGTTATTTTATTTTTAACTTGGTTTTTATTGTGGATGGTTTTCAAAATAGTTAGTTGTTTTAAATAA
- a CDS encoding Spiroplasmavirus-related protein — translation MINLFAENNSNWDKIFSFIFDVFLFIFDVIWNTKLPMTNTTIAYFIIFFMVIKLSIYAIHGTSTQYNELGSTVQNSTSKLYSATARGVSDTKQGIQKHVKERKQFKINRNKQQLSSLAKQAKTREQAYRRIHK, via the coding sequence ATGATTAATTTATTTGCTGAGAATAATAGTAATTGAGACAAAATTTTTAGTTTTATTTTTGATGTATTTTTGTTTATTTTTGATGTGATTTGAAATACTAAATTGCCAATGACAAATACAACGATTGCATATTTTATAATCTTTTTTATGGTTATTAAATTATCAATTTATGCTATTCATGGTACATCAACACAATATAATGAATTAGGTTCAACTGTTCAAAATAGTACATCAAAATTATATTCTGCAACAGCTCGTGGAGTTTCAGATACCAAACAAGGTATACAAAAACATGTTAAAGAACGTAAACAATTTAAAATTAATCGTAATAAACAACAATTATCAAGTTTAGCTAAACAAGCAAAAACGAGAGAACAAGCATATAGAAGGATACATAAATAA
- a CDS encoding Spiroplasmavirus-related protein, with protein MSFYKKNINVKNYFIRREFIVFQTDKASFINLPNHNKHIGFWLNNKFIYFSEKHSDQVAIGLIYDNSYPIVKYNENLKRHVWKYLTGTELINLYNQYKQNYFIQMKKALFPGEPQKVKTNNNNNLTNWSTEKEQELINDLKDLN; from the coding sequence ATGAGTTTTTATAAGAAGAATATTAACGTAAAAAATTATTTTATTCGAAGAGAATTTATAGTTTTTCAGACTGATAAAGCTTCATTTATAAATTTGCCTAATCACAATAAACATATTGGTTTTTGATTGAATAATAAATTTATTTATTTTAGTGAAAAACATTCTGATCAAGTAGCTATTGGTTTAATTTATGATAATTCTTATCCTATTGTGAAATATAATGAAAATTTAAAACGTCATGTATGAAAATATTTAACCGGAACAGAATTAATCAATTTGTATAATCAATATAAACAAAATTATTTTATACAAATGAAAAAAGCATTATTCCCTGGTGAACCTCAAAAAGTAAAAACAAATAACAATAATAATTTAACAAATTGAAGCACTGAAAAAGAACAAGAATTAATTAATGATTTGAAAGATTTAAATTAA
- a CDS encoding Spiroplasmavirus-related protein, which translates to MKKFIFFLKNYCYISGSMLLFSLVDLLFWIISLNYTGLVFWLLFALQCVYFLWWLWKNIFYQLNAFRLVNFVWDNPLSVIIGKLGTGKTLLLTYLSETIKLLTDKIYSNYPLEDDKVKVLTFKNLDFTDRTKPVPPDDSLILFDESFLYIDGTSPHDEKVTHRGKIPWIVLARHFGHRALFTAQREGMLWNNIRQLASGIIIPISLKKPIVKKGFNFFNRFFIMRIGIFQDITDYEIWKTESVKRTAEGKRAKHRSDVGLGIRFFKIIIPLEIAQKYESKWLSFVRELKNDDVPVTKEYYWTQLKDLTIKERLELLYIDILKKNLKPKKEKGSGKDD; encoded by the coding sequence ATGAAAAAGTTTATATTTTTTCTAAAAAATTATTGTTATATTAGCGGTTCAATGCTTTTGTTTAGTTTAGTTGATTTATTATTTTGAATTATTTCGTTAAATTATACCGGCTTAGTTTTTTGATTATTATTTGCTTTGCAATGTGTTTATTTTCTTTGGTGATTATGAAAAAATATTTTTTATCAGTTAAATGCTTTTCGTTTAGTAAATTTTGTTTGAGATAACCCTTTGTCAGTTATTATTGGTAAATTAGGAACAGGGAAAACATTACTTTTAACTTATTTGTCAGAAACAATAAAATTATTAACAGATAAGATTTATAGTAATTATCCATTAGAAGATGATAAAGTTAAAGTTTTAACATTTAAAAATTTAGACTTTACTGATCGAACAAAACCAGTTCCTCCAGATGACAGTTTAATTTTGTTTGATGAAAGTTTTTTATATATTGACGGAACTAGTCCGCATGACGAAAAAGTAACTCATCGTGGTAAAATTCCTTGAATAGTCTTGGCAAGACATTTTGGGCATCGTGCTTTGTTTACGGCTCAGCGTGAAGGAATGCTTTGAAACAATATTCGTCAATTAGCTAGTGGAATTATTATTCCTATTTCATTAAAAAAACCAATTGTTAAAAAAGGATTTAATTTTTTTAATAGATTCTTTATTATGCGAATTGGTATTTTTCAAGATATTACTGATTATGAAATTTGAAAAACCGAGTCTGTCAAACGTACAGCCGAAGGTAAACGTGCAAAACATAGATCTGATGTTGGATTAGGAATTCGGTTTTTTAAAATAATTATCCCATTAGAAATCGCCCAAAAGTATGAAAGTAAATGATTATCATTTGTTCGTGAACTAAAAAATGATGATGTGCCTGTTACTAAAGAGTACTATTGAACACAACTTAAAGATTTAACAATAAAAGAACGTTTAGAATTATTATACATTGATATTTTAAAGAAAAATTTAAAACCTAAAAAAGAAAAAGGAAGTGGTAAAGATGATTAA